AATCCAGAGGCAAGGTGAAAATGACCAACCTTGAGATCACAGCAGTATTTGacagagtatggcatcaaggatccCTAATCACCACTGGGTGCAGTGCAAAAGATAGTTTTGATTATTGTGGGCCAATAATCTTAGCTCCAGGTTGTTGCTGAATCATTGGTAGTGTTCAAAGCCCACCTTTCTTGATCAATTAATTGTGCATATATTGCCCATCTCGAAACACCCTTTGGAATGTGGTGTTGAGCTACTTTCTCGATACACAACAATCATAACTTGTGTTATGAACCCACAGTGCTGTTTGGGAAGTGGTTCCAGAAGGTTGATGCAATGGCAATGCAGAAACAAAATATTTACCAAAACAGGATTATGTGAAACTTGCAGGTGCTTGATTCTCTTGTCCTGACTAGGCGGTGTGTGTccttggtttggaaggtgctgtgaaCAGAGACTTAGCAAGTTGATACCTCTTGTAGGTATTAAATACTGCATGAGTGGAACATCAGTGATGTCGAGGAGGAATATTTTAAAGAGGTAGATTGGGAGTTGTGGAGTCAAAACATGCTAATTTGTTCGATGTTAAACTACTGGTGTGCTGTTGGAGTAAGGATTCCATCAAACGCCCGACTGCACCAACTATACATATttataatcaacctgttcagggatgttatgacacccctggagcaggtggaacttgaacccagactCAAAGACAGGGACACGAACACTGCACAAGAGTCCCTTACCACAATATTTAAACGGGTAGTCCAGTTCAATTCCTACTCAATAGCTGTTGTCAGTGGGGGCATTCGACGATCATTTCCGGAAATTATCAACTCGGGGTGGACAGGGGAAGCCGTGAACCTGAGAGAAGTTAACTTTCTTTCCCTCTGCAGATGGATACAGCCCGTCCATCTCCAGCAGCTTGTCTGTCTCTGACCGTCACCACAGCAACCAGCCGGCAGCCGGCGGccggcgggggggaggggaaatcaaCGCTCATGCGCACTACCGCCTCGTCCTCTTCGCCGGCTTGTCCTGACCAACCATTAGAAATTCAAAAATCACACCTTTGAAAAACAATATTtagtttctttttttaaaaaaagacattggAACGCGCGGTTCAGTATTAGACAGCGGAAAGAAGCATTTTAATGacctctgcccccccccctcctcctcctcctccccccagcAGCCTCTGCCTGTTGCTAGGGCGAAGGGAGCGGAGCCTGGGCCTAGCCTCGGGGATCACTTTACTCCTGGCATCATGAGTACCATGTGCGCTGATACCATTCTCATTGTGTTTATCTCGGTCTGCACCGCCCTGTTAGCCGAAGGTGAGCACTTTCTGCTGAGCCCGGGAGTCAGTTCCTCTTCATTCCCACACCACCGCCCCGCCCCCTCTCACTTTACAGCTCACTCCCCCGCAGTTCCCATCATCCCCATCCCCTCATTACTCCCCCagcctcctctcccccccccccccccccgccgccgccgccgccgccgccgccgccgccgccgcctgTCTCGCccctcatcaccccctcccccgccGCCTGTCtcgcccctcacccccccccccgccgccgcCTGTCtcgcccctcacccccccccccgccgccgcCTGTCTCGCCCctcatccccccccctcccccgccgccTGTCTcgcccctcattccccccccccccgcctgtctcgcccctcatccccccccctccccccccccccccgccgccgccgccgcctgTCTCGCCCctcatccccccccctcccccgccgccTGTCTCGCCCctcatccccccccctcccccgcctgtCTCGCCCctcatcccccccctcccccgccgccTGTCTcgcccctcattcccccccctcccccgccgccTGTCTcgcccctcattcccccccctcccccgccgccTGTCTCGCCCCTCATCCCCCGCCGCCTGTCTCACCCctcatcccccccctcccccgccgccTGTCTCGCCCctcatcccccccctcccccgccgccTGTCTCGCCCctcatcccccccctcccccgccgccTGTCTCGCCCctcatccccccccctcccccgccgccTGTCTCGCCCctcatccccccccctcccccgccgccTGTCTTGCCCctcatccccccccctcccccgccgccGCCTGTCTCGCCCctcatcccccccctcccccgccgcTGCCTGTCTCGCCcctcatctccccccccccccccgccgcctgTCCCGCCCCTCATCCCCCCCCCCGCCGCCTGTCTCGCCCctcatccccccccctccccgccgcCTGTCTCGCCCctcatcccccccctcccccgccgccGCCTGTCTCGCCCCTCATCCCCGCCGCCTGTCTCGCCCctcatcccccccctcccccgccgccTGTCTCGCCCctcatcccccccctcccccgccgccTGTCTCGCCCctcatcccccccctcccccgccacctGTCTCGCCCctcatccccccccctcccccgccgccTGTCTCGcccctcatcccccccccccccgccgcctgTCTCGCCCCTCATCCCGCCTCGCTGACACCCTTTTCCTCCTTTATTCTCCCCTCTACTCTTTTTCTTTTAACTTCAAACATATACTTTACTCATAAAGAAGAATCTTTGTGTGTATACATAATGCAATTCGCTTTTGTGCAGTAACATATCAAGGAAGCAAACACACATTGGAGGTTGACTCTATGTAGACAAAGCAACAACATCTCTTACAGATACAAGTCTATGTTTACGGGTGAACGTTGAAGAGGTAGTGCTTTTGAGGCATTAGGAGGGTCTTCATTTAATTTCAGAAAGACTTCAGTGACTGGGTGAGGAGACTaggggcattctggcaaagtttgctgatgatacaaagttaggggGACAgtcaggtagtactgaggaggtggggaggctgcagaaatatttaggcagcatccaaggaacaggagaatcgacgtttcgggcataagcccttcttcaggaatcctgattcatgaagaagggcttatgcacgaaacgtcaattctcctgttccttggatgctgcctgacctgctgtgcttttccagcaacacattttcagctctgatctccagcatctgcagtcctcactttctccttgcagaaagatttagatagtttaggagagtggtgcaggaaatggCTGATCAAATTCAACATGAGCAAACGTGagttcttgcactttggaaaaaagaatacaggtatGGACTATATTCGAAactgtgagaaaattcataaagccaaagtacaaagggatctgggagtgctagtccaggattctctaatggttaacttgcaggtttagtccatgattaagaaagcgaatgtaatgttgtcatttatctcaagagggttggaatataaaagcagtgatgtgcttctgagactttataaagctctagttaggccccatttagaatattgtgtccaattttgggccccacacctcagtaaggacatactggcactggagcttGTCCAGTGGAGATTAACTCACACGGAAGATCCCTGGAATGGTGGGCTTAAcatacgatgaacacctcaagaTCCTGGGATCTTATTCatgagagtttagaaggatgaggggagatctcatagaaacttacaagataatgcatggcttagaaagggtggacactgggaagttgtttccattaggcagggagactaggacctgtgggcacagccatAGAATTAGAGGGCGTCAACTTAGAACGGAAatgagatatttcttcagccagagagtagtgagcctgtggaattcattgccacaaagTGCAGTGGAGGTCAGGACGTTTGATGTTTTTGAGGCAGAGATTAACAAATTCTTGATCTCGTGAGAAaataagggctacagggagaatgcgggtaagtggagttgaaatgcccatcaaccatgattaaatggtggagtgaactcgatgggccgaatggccttacttccacccccactcctatgtcttatggtcttgtggtctttccccactccccctccactgCCCTCCCTCCTTGACATCCCCACCTTCAACAATTTATTTCTTGAGTTTCCTTCTTCCCACTGTCACTAGAGGAATATAGcttcccttctgagtaaaagTGGATTGTTTCTGCAATTTATCCCAATTCTGTCAGAGTTTTCAGAACGCTTTGATGACATTAGGTCAGAGCTTGCATTTACCATCAAAGAAAATTCATGAGATTTCATATGAGTTAGAATATGGAAGATTTTCATAAAGCTTTGGTTAGGTACAATATTTGTTTTCCACACAGGTTGTGTTATGTGCAATTTTGTTTATAACCAAATCAAATTCTGGTACAAGTCCTAAGGACTGGGATAATATTGAAAGCATGAAACAGTTGCGAATTTTGATATTTTGAATGCAAAACTTGCATCATTGTTGGGTGCAGCTCATTACCTATGAAGGAAACTGGTGATAAAATGaactggagaaagtgaagttgtacATGTGATTGAGTGATCATAGTGAATTTGGAGTATCTGAAAGGAGGAGGGTAGTAGAACAGCCTGATGCTTATTTGACTTGTACTTGAAATAAAAGTACCCTGTACAATGTTCTATAAATAGCAGGTTTTACAGCATTCTTGGAGAGCAAAACAAGTTAGTGTTTCTTCAGTCAAAACTGGAAAAATTAGAAATTTAGTAGGTATTGggcaaaattcctgatgaaggacttttgcccgaaatgtcgattttcctgctcctcggatgctgcttgacctgctgtgcttttccagctccacacacttgactctaatctccagcatctgcagtcctcactttcacctaggttTTAGGGACGTCAAAGCATGAAGGAATTGGAGGGAAAAAGAGCGAAAGAGAAGGCACAAGAAGAAAAAGTCAGAAATCGCATTGGAGAAAATAGAAATTTAAAGTAGACATTCCTAAAAGAAAAGTGTTAGTGAATTAATTAGTAATGCAAAgctaaatactgcagatgctggaaatctaaaataaagacaaaatgttaaaaataggttaggcagtatctgtggaaagacAAACTGAGTTAGTGTTTTGTAGGTGCATGAAGACTGGGCAGCAGAGGAAGGCAGAGTGTCATCTGATTACAAGTTGAAGAAACCTACCATTTGAAGTGTAAGAATTATTCCTTACGTAGTTAAAGAGTGATTTGTGGATCAGTGTTAAAGAATGTTACTGCTCGTAAATTACAAATTTGAGGTTGTTCATACTTAAATAACCAAAACATGCTGAAGTTTTGGTTATTTGGTCATACATATTTTCTTATCAACCGGTTCAGAGattttattacacacctctgcagcAAATGGGACTTGACCCTGGGCCTGAAAAcaaccaatgctggagatcagtaggtcaggcagcatccatggagagagagcaaactaatgttttgagtctagatgactcttcagcaGAGCTGGCCTCCTGGTTCAAGGGTAGGAATGCCAGCACTACACCACAAATTCCCTTTTTCTTATTCAGCAGAATCTGAAGTTTTTGGTTTTACAATATGCTGAAGTAATTAGTATTTAATTACTATGCTTAATAGACTCGAGGCTATTGATTGTACCTGTATTGGGTGTCATCTCGAAATTAGAAATGAACAATAAGTTAGGAAAAGATAGTCATTGTTGGAAAACTATTTATTGGCACTGACTTAGCTTCAAACGAATTGGTGAATGCTTTCATAGaataatacagtgcagaacaggaccttcggccctcgatgttgcgccgacctgtgaactaatctaagtccATCCTTCTATACTATCCTATCATCATCCATatcttatccaaggattgtttaaatctccctaatgtggctgagttaaccacattggcaggcagggcatttcacacccttaccactctctgagtaaagaatctgcctctgatatctgtcttaaatctatcacctctcaatttgcagctgtgccccctcgtacaagctgacatcatcctagggaaaagactttcactatctaccctatctaatcctctgatcatcttaatatgtctctatcaaatctgctcttagccttcttctctccagtgagaacagacccaagtctctcagtctttcctcataagaccttccctccagaccaggcaacatcctggtaaatctcctctgcaccttttccaatgcttccacatccttcctgtaatggggcgaccagaactttacacgatattccaagtgtggccgcactagcgttttgtatagttgcagcatgaactcaactggaactcaatccctctaccaataaaacctaacacaccatacaccttcttaacaacactatcaatctggatggcaactttcagggatctatgtacgtggacaccaagatccctctgcacatccacactatcaagaatctttccattgacccagaattctgccttcctgtcattcttcccaaatattctgcctttctgtcatccttcccaaagtgaatcacctcacgtttatctgcattgaactccatttgccaccgctCAGCCCAATTccgcagtttatccaagtcctcctgcaacctgcaacattcttccacactgttcaCAACTCCCTTTCATGTTTCAAGTTATTTGTAAAATCTGCCCAATTACATTTAAACAAGACCTATAGGTTACCTGCAATACAATGGCGAAAACCTTCCATCTAGCCTAGCCTTTTTACTCTGCTGATCTTAATTTCCTCTTTGAAATATCAATGACTGTTTGGCTAAATTTTTTGTACCTTAATCCAAATTACATATCTTGGGTTTACTGATATTTCTGGGGAAACGTGCAAAATTTTTTTTTTGGGTGGGGGATAAAAGGATTGTCATGGCAAAAAAATGTTTAAGGATAAAAGAATGTAATAAACCTGATGTAAAATCTGATGAACAATATCAGAATTTGAACATATTAAAACTCAGTGGTGTTCCTTGCCATATTGCTGAACAACATTTATGACCTATGTGCTTCATTGAGGTTTTCCCTCAATGTTTTAGATGGTGACAAATCTTCCAAATGAAAATATTTCACTTATTCAGAGCTACTGTATGTTTACACTGATTTCTAATAATCAGAATTAGAATGACCAGCATTTGCTGTATGAAGGAAAATCATCAAGGAACTACAGAGTTGTATCCCTGTTGTGAATGTTGAAATTCACTCAACCAGTGAATGCCAAAACTAAAAACATTGaatgctgaaaatactcagcaggtcaaacATTATCTGTGGAAGAAGAAAGAGAGTTAAATTAGTCAGACTGAAATCTTAACACCAGCTTGCACAGATACTGGTTGGTTTATTAAATGTTCCAGCTTTTTTATATTTTTAGTTCAAATTTCCAGGAGCCCAGTATTTTGCATTAATGGTTTAACTGCTGCTTGTTGATTTCAGTTTAATGTTCATGTACTTTTGGCATCAGCACCTGTGCAAACATATTGCACAGCACATCAAATGATCTTTGATATTCAGTACTTTGCAAAGTAACTTTGAAAGATTATGATCCTGTCAACTCTTTGAGCTTTTCTGAAGGTGAAATACCTTAAATGAGGACATTATGATTGATTTTTTGATAACTAAAGCACATGAACTGACTATACAGGATATAAAATGAAAACTAGTGTCATTAACATAAGCTTGATGTTTCTCTATTGTGAAAAAGACTGGCAAAAAATTGTCATCTTTTGAGGTGTAACCATGTAGATATCATATTTTTAAGTGTATGGCTGATTTGAGTTTTGGATCTAATGTAATTGGGATGGATCGTTCGTTTCCCCTCtggcagttatagagtcatagagcacagaaacagacactttggtccaatttatccatgctgaccagttttcccaaactaaactggtcccatttgcctgcgtttgtcCTATATCCTTCTAAGACTTTCGTATttgtgtacctgtccaaatgtcttttaaatgttgtaactgtccctgcctcaactacttcctctgctcgctcatttcatacatgcaccaccctctgtgtgaaaacgttgcccctcaggtctcttaaatctttcccctctcatcttaaaccaatgtcctctagttttggactcctatcCTTGCGGTTGTGGAATACCTTTGCTAttaaccttatctatacccctcatttataaatctctataaacctcaacctcttatgctccagGGGAAGAAGTCCCAGCTATCTGACCCCTCCTTACAACTctaaccctccagtcccagtaaaatccttgtaaatcttttctgcaccatttacaatttaataatatccttccaaagcagggtgaccagaattggcctcaccaatgtcctgtacagctgcaatgtgatGTCGCGACTCCTGTAatccatgctctgaccaatgaaggcaagcatggcaAATGTTGCTTTTACCAGCTGTACTCACCAGCCAGCAAGATACTCTGACCTTCTGGTCAGGGTCTGGCACTGATTTGCAAATGATTTGCCTCAATCTCCATGTCCAGTTGTGTTTCAGCCATATGGCTCCCTGGCCAACTCTGGGCTGTTGACTATGTGCATGTGAATTTCTGGGACTGCATATGCAGAGGGTGAAGCCTCCTTTTGGAAGCGGGATTGCCACTGGGCCCTGAGGTGGAGTCAGACTTCACTCCTCACATGTGCTTTTGGTTCACCATCACCCTCGTCCCAATTTAGTCTTCATTCAAAACTGCAGGGAATGTCTTCAGCACTGTAATCTCTGGCACAGGCTCTACTGTGAGCTGTTATGCTAAGTCTAAGAAGTATGGCCAAAGCGTAGGTTAGCCTTGGATATTAAGTTCACATGATTAAATGAACAGTTGAATTGCGAGCATTTACAGTTGAAGTTAAACATCAAAGAGACAGATTGACTTTGCTGTTTTGCCCCTCTAATGTGCAATGCTGTGGGGTATCTGCCAAATGGGAGGTTCTAGATGCATGCATGTTTAGTAATTGCTTATGGAGCAATTGAGGATATTTATTACAAGATAGCTGAGCAGACCCTGGGTCATACATCCTATTTCAGCATAGAGCACGTTGTTGAGAATGAAAACAATACCTGAATCTTGGGGTGTGGGAATTGACCCAGAAGAAAAGCACAAACAAAACAatggcacagatagagaaacagaatcTGTAATTATTGTTGAAACGTTAGCTGAATAAGTAATTGAAAAATGTTTTAAAGGACGTTACAAAATTGGGACATTGAGGCCATTTGTGCCTCTGCTGGATTTCTCCAAGCTATCGGTTGAATTTTTGTTCCAGAAATGAGAATGGAGCAGTTAGCTTTTTACAATGCTGTATATATTCTGTATATTTATCTCAGTCAAAAAGACTTAACTTTGAACAGGTAAGAATGCATACAACTAATATAACATTTGGTTGCTTTTCACATTACATAAAGGGCCAGAGAGGGGaattaaaataattttttttgctTTTTCAGGTATCACATGGGTACTGGTGTATAGAACTGACAAATACAAACGCCTGAAGGCAGAAGTAGAAAAACAGAGTAAGAAATGTAAGTAGTAAATTGGGAAATGCATTGATGTGTTCTGGAAATCAACTGGATGAAAAATATTGCTTCCAAGATCTAATTTCCTATAACTTCTGATACATTTATAAAATTGTAATTCTTCCTGTGCTTTTAACTTCAAGATGGTAATGACTCCATTTTCAGACTGCAAATATTACCTGTCTCTTCTCAACTCTGCTTACGTATTGTTCATATCCAGTTAAAGAGAGGCACATGCTGTTTCATTAAATTAAGAAAGTGAATAAGTGAAACTAAATTGGAAGACCAGTCTGTCAAGGACTTCAGCCCTGTCCTatgatagagagaggggctgatTTCAATGGGGCTAGGTGCATTGTTATATTAGTGTCCATTTAGTTCAACTTTGACTAATTTTCATttctcactgtttccttttcctacagtagagaaaaagaaagaggccATTACGGAATCTGCAGGGAAACAACAAAAGAAGAAAATAGGTAATGATCAGAGTATAATATGATGAAGTTATTCACTTCAAGAGCATGATTTATAACACCTTCTGTGCATATGGTGCCTTtcacatgaacccaagatcaacCATCAATTGGATTTTAATATCTTAAAAAATTCTACCATTTTGCTATTTCTGTATTAGATAGTCATGTGTAGTGCCAGAAAACCACACAGTGTACTGAACAGTTGAACCAAGTAGTATGAAATTGTTGGGGTGGGCCTATTGACAAATGTTGAATCTGTTTCCTTTTTGTCTAGTTTTTATTTCTTAGTTTTGGCTCACCACTTTTGCAGGCATTGTTTGACACAAAGTCTGCCTAGTAATAAATTCAAGATTTAACATTGTCGGTCTTGTGGACAAATTAATACTCTGTAACCGGAATTAACCAccattgtgttagtgtgtgaaaGAATTAGTTGAGATGAAGAATTCTTGTGACCCAGGATATCGAGGTACAGTGAGATttaaaatgttgattttttttgtatTCTACTGAAATAGCATCATACGAGGTTTCCAAATTGAATTGATTTCGCAGTATGAATTTCTTGCCTGAATTGTGGCTTGATTTTCTGCCATTAATGTGCTTATATTTCAAGTAATTCTTCCTCAGTCCTATCAATTGTGAGTAGTCTGCAGGTCACTTCAAATTTGGATCCTAAGAAAAATATCTCAAAGATAAAGAGAACAATATAAAATGAAAGCTCAGGTTCCAGTGTAGAGTTCTGTGTACAATTCAGTAAAAGTTTGTCGGCAAAGCATTGTGTAGAATTGATttagggtggtggtgaaggatgtGTAGTGGATTGAGGGAAGGATATTGATGTATTGGCAGAAGTATGGAATGATTAACAACGTTACCTGAATTGTGAGGATGCAGTATTCAGGAAAGGTCTGGAAAAAGGAAGACTGAGAAAATGCTATAAAGGAAATGGATAACATGGATGTGATAAAACTATTTCTGCTTGTGGGACTGACTCTAGGACAAGATGGCACAATTATTAAAATATCTAAAGCAATGTAATTGAATGTTACAACTTTGAAACTGATGCTAAGTGAACTAGTTGTAGCAAATAATATTGGTCCATTTACAGAGAAGCTTATTTCAAATGAGAGAGAGGAAATAGTGTGTTGTGGGGCCATGGTTGACAGAAATAAAAATGAGAAGAAGTTTATATGTTGTCTTTATGCTGTAAGTTACTTGTGATGTGCAATAAAGACTTAAGCTTGATAAAAGGGTAAATTAGCAatatatatagatatatataCCTTTTCTAGATTGTGTACACATTGTGCTGTATTGTGCTCATGTTGTTTATCTGAAATACTTCAGTAAAGTAAAATTAGTATGGACTAATCTGAAGCAgacattcaaagtttgggagaagatctgtagctcgggtgctcattgttgtggttctgttcgctgagctgggaatttgtgttgcaaatgtttcgtcccctgtctaggtgacatcctcagtgtatgggagcctcctgtgaagcctggcttcacaggaggctcccatgcactgaggatgtcacctagacaggggacgaaacgtttgcaacacaaattcccagctcggcgaacagaaccactgAAGCAGACATTCTGTCACCACTGTGGCAGCACCTCTCTGCAAGAAAAAAAAGCACAGAACAAatctcttaaaggcacagtaccATCACACATGGGAATCATCATTTACTCTTAATTTGTTTTTAATCTCCTCCCTCCTGGAAGATATGGATTTGCAAGAGTGCATGAACTAAAACAGGATATGGAATGAAaaattttatattctctatttatAAAAGGTAAATTTAACTTTTTAACATAATTTTCAGAGAGACAAGAGGAAAAACTGAAAAATAATAATCGGGACCTCTCAATGGTAAGTAAAACTTTGACCAATTGATTTTAATAATGGCGTTCAACCAAAAATGTACTGATTTCTGCAGAGAAAATTCATTCAGTACTTTTCACTCGGTCACTTACACATTATTGATAGTAACAAATATAGCAGGAGTTATTAAAGGATGCAAACATCACTGCAGTTGCACATTTTGGCATCTTCTCTTCAGGCAATAACTATTTAATATGTAGAATCCATGTTTAAAAGTGTTGTCTGGATTTGGGCATAATGTTTTTATGTAGTAGAATCCTTCATCCTTCAACAATATAGAATCTGTTTCTAATTTGAGGAAAATCAAGTCTTCCTTAGGAATTATTTGTTAACTTTTTATAACTTTGCTTTTTAGGTGCGAATGAAGTCTATGTTTGCTATTGGATTCTGTTTCACTGCTTTGATGGGCATGTTTAATTCTATGTGAGTAGACATAATACAATATTGTGCTTTTATTATTTTGTGATCGTTAACAGAATTTTTCTTTAAATCTATACATGAATGATAGATTTCAGATTATTACATTTACCTCAAATATGTGATTTGGCTATTTTCCACAACTGGTTGCCTAGGTATTGCAGAATGTCACCATTACCATTTTGCATAGGGTGCAGAGGTTATCTATTATGTTTCAACATTATACAGTCATCCAGCTtatatatttaaataaatacaatATACTGTCACAAAAAATGTATGTAAGGAAAGCCAattaataaaattaatttctTATCCTACAAAAGATGTGTGCATTAAATAGCTTGATGCTTTTTGCCTCATAATTATGTTGACCATTAGATAAATGATATAATACTGCTGGTAGTCCCATGATGCCGCCAAAATAACTAATGTCTGCTGCCATTTTTCTCTACTGTAGACTTCCTAAGTGCTTAGCTGCAGGACTTCCCTCAGCCACATGGCCACTCCAAGCaaacaaaatagaaattgcaGATGCATAACCTTTAATCACTAGCAATGGCGAATTTGTACACATGTAAATCAAACATATCATTGATGCATAAAAATAATTCAGTCACTGTTACGTCAGCCTCATTTATGTGTTCTCAGCAAATCATTTGCATTGTATCACATTGGGCATTGTATAAATGATGCTCATCACTCATACCACGTTAGCATGATCTTTTGACTTTGTTTTTGTATATTTATGTCCCTATGTCCCAATGTTTATAGTTGATTTTTATTTTTGAGAAGTAAACTATTACATTTT
The sequence above is drawn from the Chiloscyllium punctatum isolate Juve2018m chromosome 7, sChiPun1.3, whole genome shotgun sequence genome and encodes:
- the tmco1 gene encoding calcium load-activated calcium channel, which gives rise to MSTMCADTILIVFISVCTALLAEGITWVLVYRTDKYKRLKAEVEKQSKKLEKKKEAITESAGKQQKKKIERQEEKLKNNNRDLSMVRMKSMFAIGFCFTALMGMFNSIFDGRVVAKLPFVPLSYIQGLSHRNLLGEDYTDCSFIFLYILCTMSIRQNIQKLLGLAPSRAATKQAGGFLGPPPQASKFS